CTTGAGGCGGCTCGTTCGGCCCTTGTCTCCCAGATCAGCGAACTCAGCGGCCTCAACGAGCAACTCGTCTCACGCTCCTTCGCCACAAACACCGGTCCGGACGTCACACGGCACCTGTTCGCTGTGAGCGCCGGCCTGGATTCAGCCGTGGTAGGTGAGCGCGAGATCGCAGGCCAGGTTCGCCGGGCGCTGATCACAGCACAGCAGGAAGGCACCGCCAGCTCCGGCCTTGTGCGCTTGTTCCAGGCGGCCTCCAAAACGGCCAAGGATGTCGGCGCGCAGACAGCCCTCGGCTCGCGCGGGCTCTCGATCGTTTCCGTCGCATTGGACCTTGCCACCGACCTCGCCGAAAACGACGATTGGTCCCGCAAAAAGGTTGTGGTCTTCGGAACCGGGGCCTACGCCGGCGCAACCATGTCGCTTCTGCGGGAGCGCGGCTGCACAGACGTCTCCGTTTACTCTTCTTCCGGCCGCGCCGAAGGCTTTGTAGCCACCCGCGGCGGAACAGCGCTCGACGCCGACACTCTTCCCGCTGCTGTTGCCGCAGCTGACGTCATGATTGGCTGCAGCGGCTCTGACAACAGAGTGGAGGCCGCCGATCTTGCCCGCGTCCGGGCCCACTCGGGCAAACCCTTGATCGCTATCGACCTCGCCCTCACCCACGACTTCGACCCCGCAGTGGGCGAACTCGATGGCGTTGAGCTCCTGACGCTTGAATCCGTACGGCTGGCTGCGCCTCAGGAGCAGGCAGAGTCACTTTCCCAGGCCAGCGCAATAGTCAACGGCGCCGCCACCTCTTTCGAGTCCGAACGCGAAGCCCGCTCCGTGGACACTGCCATTGTGGCGCTGCGCCGCCACACCATGAACGTCCTTGACGCGGAAATGGAAAAAGTCCGGGCACGGCATGGTTGCACCGCCGCCGCCGAAGAGGTTGAGTTCGCCCTTCGCCGGATGGTCAAGCAGCTCCTGCACATTCCCACGGTCAGGGCACGCGAACTGGCAGCCAACGGCCAACAGGAAGAGTATGTTGCCGCTCTGGAAGCCCTCTACGGCATCGAAGTGGAGAAGCCCCAAGCCGCCCCGGCCGCGGAGTGCCCGGTGGATCACGGGCAACTCCGCTCCGAAAGCGCCTGAGGCCACCTCGCCACTTACGCGAAAGCGTTGATACCTGTCAGCTCGGCGGACAGGTCCCACAGTTTCCCTGCTTCTGCTTTGTCGATAGCGTGCGCGTCCACACCTTGGTAGCGGGCGAGGGGTGAATCTTTGTCGGTGGGATTGGCGATGTCGCAGTCCTCGCAGTAAACCCCGCCTTTGCCCGCCAAAGCCGGTGACGTCGCCGCCCAAACCGAGGTTGCTGCGCCCTGTTCCGGCGTCTTGAATCCTTCCCGGAGATTTCCCTCGCCGTCCATCCAGCCTGCGGCCACCATCTCTTCCTTGGGCAAATGCCGTTGCAGCTCAGTCATGATGCCCCCTGGATGCACCGCGAAAGACCGCACGCCGAATTCCCGTCCCCGCCGGTCAAGTTCCACGGCAAAAAGTGAATTGGCCGTCTTGGCCTGACCATAGGCCCGCCATTTGTCGTAGCCGGTAGCGAAATTGATGTCCTCGAACCGGATCGGGGACAGCTTGTGGCCGGTGGAGGATAAGGAAACTACGCGGGCGTTGCCGGATGCCGACAGGGCAGGCCAGAGAGCGTTGACCAGAGTGAAGTGCCCCAGGTGGTTGGTGGCGAACTGGGCTTCCCAGCCCGGTCCCACGCGTTCTTCCGGGCTTGCCATGATGGCCGCGTTGTTGATGAGGATGTCCAACGAACCGTGCCCGGCCATGTATCGCTGGGCGAATGCTTTAACGCTGTCCTGGTCTGCCAGGTCCATCTCTTCCACCGTGACCGTGTCACCGAGACCGGCGCCAGCCAGCACTTCCTTTGCGTGTTCGGTCCTGCGAGCCGGGACTGTGACTTCCGCGCCGGCTGAAACCAGCGCCCGAACTGTCTCCAGGCCGAGCCCGGAGTATCCGCCGGTAACGATAGCCGCCTTTCCGGCGAGGTCGATTCCATCGATGACCTCCCGGGCGGTGGAACCGTGCCCAAAACCGGAACCAAGAGGGTGTTGCAGGGTCTCTGCCAGATCTTCGCTCATGGTTGAGCTTTACAGACAAAGGCCTGACCGGGCAACGATCAGTAAATGGGCTTCTCCGGTTCCACATCGCGCACCCAGGCGAGAATACCGCCGTCGAGATGGCTGACGCGCGTGTAGCCGGCCTTTTGCGCCGCTTCAAGGACAGCAGCCGATCGAGTCCCGGCCTTGCAGTGGAACACGATGTCCCTGTCCTGCGGCAGCTGCACCCACGCTTCGCCGGAGAGTATGCGGCCCTGCGGAATCAGGATAGAGCCGTCGATGCTCACGATGCTGTGCTCGCCCGACTCGCGGACATCCACGAGTTCGAAGTCCCGCTCCCCCAACTCCCGTTCGGCAAGCATTGCGGCCAGGTCTTTGGCGGAAACAGTGTGCTCCTGGTCCGTGGCCGCCGGCGGCGTTACTCCACAGAAGGCCTCGTAGTCGGTCAATTCCGTAATGGGTTCGGCTTCCGGATCCTTTGAGACCTTGATCTCGCGCCAGTTTCCGCCCAAAGCATCAAAAAGTGCCACCCGGCCCAGCAATGAACGCCCGACGCCGGTAATCAGCTTCACGGCCTCGGTGACCATGAGCGATCCAACCGCTGCGCAGAGCATGCCGAACACGCCACCCTCGCCACAGGACGGCACCGAGCCGGCGGGAGGCGCTTCCGGGTAGAGATCCCTGTACGTGGGCCCGTGGTCGGCCCAGAAGACGCTCACCTGGCCGTCAAAGCGGAAGATGGATCCCCAGACATAGGGCTTGCCGAGGATGGCAGCGGCGTCGTTCACCAGATACCGCGTTGCAAAGTTGTCAGCGCCGTCCAGGATGAGGTCATACTGCGCAAACAGATCCAGCGCATTGGAAGCGTCAAGGCGGACATTGTGCAGGACAACGTTGACCAAGGGGTTGAGTTCTGCGATGGCGTTACGTGCGGATTCGACCTTGGGCGTACCCACGTCCTTCACACCATGGATGACCTGCCGCTGCAGGTTGCTAAGGTCCACCGCGTCGTCGTCCAGTATGCCCAGGGTGCCCACTCCGGCAGCGGCCAGGTACAGCAGTGCGGGGGAACCAAGGCCACCGGCGCCTATGACCAGGACTTTGGCATTCTTGAGCCTGCGTTGGCCCAGGGCGCCAATTTCAGGAATGATGAGATGCCGGGAATACCGTTCCACCTCGGCCGGCGTAAGTTCGGCGGCCGGTTCAACGAGGGGCGGGAGGACAGCGGGCGCAGTAGCGTGGGCAGCAACAATTGAGGCCATACCCCAATCTATGCCTGCAGATGCCGCCCGGTCATATTACCCCCCGGTAGAGTAGTCATAACTGCGAAGGAAAGGCGGCAGACTGTGGCTGACGGCACACGGGCAAACGATGGGGCACCGGCCAGGCAGGAACGGGCAGGTACAACGCGTTCACCAAGGTTGCCGCGGGACGAGCGCCGCGCACAGTTGCTGAACGCGGCGCTGGAAGTATTCGTTGCCAACGGCTTCCACGGGGCAGCCATGGACGAAATCGCGGAGGCCGCCCACGTGAGCAAACCAGTGCTCTATCAGCACTTTCCCTCCAAGCGCGAGCTTTACATGGCGCTCCTGGACAGCCACCTTGCAACCCTGACGCAGCTGATGCTCAACGCCTTGAACTCCACCACGGATAACAAGGAACGCGTCAAGGCCGTCATGCGCGCTTACTACAGGTTCATTGCCGATGACGACCAAGCCCATCGCCTGGTGTTCGAATCGGACCTGATCAATGATGCCGATGTCAGTTCGCGTTTGGAGACTTTCAACAAAACGTTCGCGGACGCCGTGGCCCGTGTCATTGCCGAGGACACCAAACTGCCCCCTCTGGAAGCGCAGCTTCTTGGCCGTGGTTTGGCCGGAATGGCTCAGGTCAGCGCCAGATATTGGCTCGAAACGGACGGAAACCTGGACCTCGATGTGGCCAGCGATCTGATCTATCGTTTAGCTTGGCGCGGAATCAGTCGATTCCCCAAAGAGTCCTAGGCTACAAATAGAGGACTGACTTAACACTTGATTGGCTTGGAGGCCTTGCTGTGGAAGTAAAGATCGGCATTCAGAACGTTGGCCGTGAGATCGTGCTCGAATCCTCCCTGGATGCCGACGCCGTCGCCAAGATTGTGGCTGAGGCCGTGACCAAAGGCTCCGAGCTTCGCCTCACTGATGACAAGGGCCGACAGGTCATTGTTCCCGGCAACGTGCTGGGCTACGTGGAAATCGGCGCCGAGGAAACCCGGCGCGTCGGCTTCGGCGCTCTCTAGGGTCTTCCTACGTCTCGTCGTCCGCTAAGGAGTTTTCATGCTTTCTCTCGTCGTGGTGGTTCTGGCCACCATTGCCACCGGTTTCATTGTGTGGGCTAACGACAAGCGGCACGGCAAGTACGGGATCGCGCTGCCGGCCGGTGTCTCAGCAGCTGTGGGCACGCTGAGTTGGATCGCGTTCATCAGCGCCGGATTGGGCTACCAGCCTGGCGCAACGTGGATTCCGTGGGTCCTACCTATTGTGCTCGGCACTGCCGCGGCGGTTGCCGTGGTGCTCTTTCTCGGCCGGACCAGGACCCAGCACGATACTGCGGCCCTCACCAAGGCGCTGCGGCTTTAGAACCTTAGACAGTAGTAACCGTCACCCCATGGTGGCGGTCACTACTGTTTAAGCCCCGGCACGACTTAAGCCCCGCACGACGCCGCGTGTGCGCCGAGGTTGTCGTTCTGAAATGAGTCGCCGAGCCCGGCTGCCACATTCCGAGGGTTCGGATCAGAGGAACTCTGCCCGGCCTTCCATCGCCGAGGACGCGAGCGCGTGCTCCCGCCGGGGAATCCGGCCTGCCTGCCGCGCAAGCCTACCGGCGATGACAGCGTGCTTGAAGGCCTCCCCCATCTGCACCGGGTTCTGGGCCCGGGTTACAGCGGTGGCCAACAGCACGGCGTCACAGCCCAGCTCCATGGCCAACGCGGCATCGGAGGCGGTTCCGATTCCCGCGTCGAGGACCACGGGTACGGAGGCCCGGGACACGATGAGTTCAATGTTGTGTGGGTTCAGGATGCCGAGGCCGGTCCCAATGGGTGATCCCAAGGGCATGACGGCGGTGGCACCCAGGTTCTCGAGCCTGAGCGCGAGCACGGGATCGTCATTTGTGTAGGCGAAAACCTTGAAGCCCCGGTTCACCAGTTGTTCCGTTGCATCCACCAGTTCCACGGCGTCGGGCAGGAGCGTGTGTTCGTCGGCGATGACTTCCAACTTCACCCAATCTGTCTCCAGCGCTTCGCGGGCCAGTTCAGCGGTCATCACGGCGTCCTTGGCAGTAAAGCAGCCCGCAGTGTTGGGAAGTACCCGGATGTTGTGGTCCACCAGGAGCTGGAACAGCGATCCCGTTTCGGCGGGTGAGTAGCGCCGCATGGCTACGGTGGTGAGCTCGGTCCCCGAAGCCAGGAGCGCTGATCCCAGGCCATCAAGGCTCGGCGCGCCTCCGGTGCCCATGATGAGTCGGGAACCGAATTCCACGCCGTCGATCGCCAGCACATCAGTGGTTCGACCGTCAATGTTTGCTGTTGTCATGGTTCAGCCTCCTTGGACTGCTGTTACGAGTTCGAGTTCGTCTCCGTCGGCCAGCGCCGTCACGGCCCATTGGCTGCGGGGAACCACCTCGGAGTTACGTGCGACCGCGACTCCCAGCTTGCCGCCGTCGGCCGCTTGCCCGCGAGGGTCCAAGGCGCGGCCCGTGATCGCTGTGACGAGAGTGCTGACGGATGCGTCATCGGAGACTGCGTGATCGGTTCCGTTGAGTTTGATGTTCATGCTGTTTCCTTGGTGGGAGCGTGTGCTGCTGGTGTGAGTACTTGGGGAACTGAAGCGTTGCCCGCGAAGCGATCAGGCAGTAACGGAGCCCATCGAGGGTCCTTGGATCCGTTGATGAGTTCGCCCACGATCCTGGCGGCTACGGGAGTCAGGAGTACACCGTGGCGGAAGAATCCTGTAGCGATCACCAAGCCGTCAACGTCGCCGTGGGGCCCGCTGACCCGTCCAAGCAGGGGGGCGTTGTCCGGAGTGCCGGGGCGGGCGCGGGCAGTTGCTTCAAGGAGTTCCAGTTCCGCCACTGCGGGGACCAGAGTTTGGGCATCCCTCAGCAGTTGATAGACGCCGCCGGCCGAGACTGCGTTGGAAGTCGCTGACAACCGGTCTTCGCGTTGCGTCGCTCCGATCACCACGGTTCCGTCGTCCCGGGGAACGATGTAAACCGGAACGCCTCGAACCATCCCCCGAACAGTGGACGTCACCAAGGGCCGGAGCTTTTCGGGGACGCGAAGCCGGAGGATGTCGCCATAGACCGGCCGCACTGGAAGGGTCAGTCCTTCAGGGAGCCCCGACACGTGGGATGCCCCCAGCCCGTTGGCCACCACAGTCTCCGCGGCAAGGACCACGACTCCGGATTCGAGTTCCACTCCGGTGACCCGCCCGCCATCCCGCAGCACACCGCGCGCCGGGGAAAGAACGGCGAATCCGTCATCGGCCCCGGGCACCCAGGAGGCGTCGTCAGGCGAATGGTTAGCCAATCCAGCCAGGATGCAGGCGGCGAGCTTTCGCGGATCCACTTGGTGGTCGGCGGGAATGTCGAAAGCGCAGGAAATCTGCGGGCTAAGGAGCGGCTCGCGGTTCCTCGCGTCCCGCAGGGCAAGAGGTTCGACTCCCAAGCCAGCTGCGAGCTGTACGTTCCTGAGGTCTGCGAGCGCCCTGCGGTCGGCTGCGTCGGCACCCACGGCGAGGGTGGGCGTCGTGCGGTATCCGCTGCCCGCTCCCCCCAAGTGCAGTCTGTCCACGAAGGAGGGCCACAGCCGGGAAGACTCAATCATCAATTCCAGAAGGTCTTCCTCCTGGTAATGCAGTTCGCTGACGGGTGCAAGCATTCCGGCGGCGGCGAACGTTGCGCCCGAGGCCGGGGCGGGGTCGATCAGCACCACTGAACGGCCAAGTCGCCGGGCTTCATGAGCGATGCCCAGGCCTATGATGCCGCCGCCAATGACGGCCACGTCTGCCTGGATGGGGGTATGGCGGGGATCTGCCATTGGTTTCCTTCCCTACGCCGGTACTAGCCGGATCAGGTCAAGCGGTCGGCGCTGAAGCCCTCTCAGCCGGACAGTCATATGACGAATGTCGCGGCTCCCGCAGTACGTGCCCAGTTTAGAGGAACTACTCTGGTTTCCATGACCCAGCCTGACGCCCTCGCCTCTGCCCGCCTCTATTTGTGCACTGATGCCCGTCAACGGCAGGGCGATTTTGAAGACTTTGTGGACGCCGCTTTCGCCGGTGGTGTGGACATCATCCAGCTCCGCGACAAGACGCTGGAAGCTGCCGAGGAGCTTGAAATGCTGGCCGTTTTGCGGAGCGTCGCACAACGGCACGGACGGCTGTGGGCTGTCAACGACCGGGCCGATGTTGCCAGTATTTCCGGGGCTCCCGTGTTCCACATCGGTCAGAAGGACCTGCCTCTGACGGCCGCCCGCACACTCCTGCCGAATGTCACCGGCATCGGTCTTTCCACCCACACACCGGAACAAATCGACGCGGCAATTGCTACCGCCCAAGGCCCCTTGGGACTGGACTACTTCTGTGTGGGTCCGGTCTGGGCAACGCCCACCAAACCCGGGCGCGCGGCTGTGGGTCCGGGTTTGGTCACATATGCCGCAGAGGCACAGAAACGTGCAGGCGACGTGACGACACTTCCGTGGTTCGCCATTGGCGGCATCGACCACAGCAACGTTGAACAGGTGGTCGCCGCGGGGGCCAGCCGCATCGTCGTCGTGCGCGCCATCACGGAGGCAACAGACCCGACGGCGGCAGCGAAGTCGCTGCTGCAGGCGTTGGACACCGTTGAGCCCTAGCCGGTCCTGAGCTGGCCGGCGTCTACGCTGTCAGGCCAAGGCCCGTCATCCGGCGGGAATGCTTCCCGGCGAGTTCCGTCGTCAGCCGTTTCACCTCAGCACGCGAGTCCCCTCCGCTTCTCAGCGTTGGGCCCAGCCGCGGGTGCTCCATGCCGACGCGTTGCACCTGCGTCAAGGCCTCTCCCACCAGGCGGCGGCCCCACAGTGCAAGGCGCGATGCCAGGCGTGGGTCATCACTCAGGGCCCTCCTCAGCAGAACCCGAAGGACTTCAGTGGCTTGATCGGGGGAAGCCACCCGTTCAACAAAATGCTGCGTTTGTGGGTCAAGGAACATCGCGACAGCCCTGTAGAAGTCCGACGACACAGTGTCGATCACATAGGCCTTCATGACGGATTCGAACCAGTCTCCCGGTTTGGTGCGCTCGTGGAAATGGTCGAAGGAACGCTGGAACGGCAGCATCGCATGTTCGGGGTCGACCCCCATCTCCACCAATCGATCGCTGAGGAGCGCGAAGTTGCCGTAGGCACCCACAGCGATCTTCGCCAGCACTGACCTGTCATGAAGGGTGGGAGCATAACGGGAGTCCAGCGAGAGCCGTCCGAAAGCAGACAGCTCGCCATAGGCCATGGCTCCAAGCAACTCCGCTGAGAGTTCCCTGGCAGAGGCTGCGGCGTCCGGGGATATGCCCATGAACCCAGCCTATCCCTGGCCGGGCATGAGATTCCCGGGGTTTGCGTTCTGCTTCCGGCCTCGTTCCTACTAGGCTGGCTCGACGTGAGTTGACTGCCATGTGCCCTGCATACCGCCCGTCCTCCTCCTCGCACCCACTTCACTGAAGGAATTTCCATGAGTCACCCGAGTTACCCGCCCGCGCCCCAAAACGATGCCGGATCAGGAGTTCCGCAGGTCCCGGCCGCGCCTTATGCTTACGGCGGCCAGTTCCAAGGTGGAGCACAGCCTGGCTACCAACCCGGACCGGCTTCAGGCCCTTATGGAACTACGGGCGGGGCGGTTCCGGCCAAGTCCTTCATGACCACCTGGATTTTGGCGCTGCTTCTGGGTGGCTTGGGCGTGGACCGCTTCTATCTGGGCAAGATTGGTACCGGAATCGCGAAGCTGCTCACTGGCGGCGGCTTCGGCATCTGGTCCATTGTGGACCTCATCATCACCTTGACAGGAAACGCCCGGGACAAAGAGGGCAGGCCGCTGGCAGGCTACCTGGAGAACAAGAAGAAGGCGTGGATCATCACCGTCGTCGTCTGGTTCGCTGGTGTGATCGTGGGAATTGTGTCCACTGCGCTGTCTTTCACCCTCTTCGCCGCTGCAGTACAGCAGGGACGAACCACACCTGCTGCACCGCTCCCTTCCGCCAGTCAAGGGCCCCTGGTGCCCTCGCCTGGCACTGCCAACGAGGCGAACTCCTTCACCGTGGATGTTGATGACAGCACCAAGGTAAAGGTGGGCGTGGTCGATTCTCTTTACACCAACGAAATCCCCTCGATGTCGTACATGAAACCCGCCAACGGGGGGTTCCTCGTGGTGGAGGTGTCCTGGGAGACACTGACGGGGACAAGCTTCGCTTCCTCAACGAACTTCCAGGCCTTCGACGCTGACGGAAAAGAAGGTGAGTTGCTGTTCCTTACTGAGGACCTGGGCAGCCTGCCGATGGGGAGCGTCGCCACGGGGGAGTTCAAACAGGGAGTGATCGCGTTCGACATCAAGAACGGCCCCACCAAGATCGTGGTCACTGATGTCTATGGCGATGAGGCCGCAACCTTCACGCTGACACCTCCGGCCGGTCAATAACCCACCCGGACAGGCTTACGCGCTCAAAGAAGGAACCCGCCGTCCCTCATGGACGGCGGGTTACTTCGCTAGCGCGTCCAAGACTATCGGCCCATTTCGGGCTAACCTGATTTTCGTGTCACATCATCGGATAGCACCCAACGTCGACGACTCATCGGACCAGCTCGCCGCGGCCCTTGCCGCTCTCAGGACAGAGCTGGAACTCCCCGGTGAATACCCTGCAGACGCTGTGGAAGAAGCACAGCAGGCCGTAGACGCCCTCGAGCTTCCGGAACAGGACCTGCGGGACATAGCGTTTGTGACTATCGATCCGGCGACATCCACCGACTTGGACCAGGCCCTGTTCATCGACCGCACCGGTAACGGTTACACGGTCCTCTACGCAATCGCCGATGTTCCGTCTTTCGTGGCTCCGGGTGGGGCGTTGGACGCAGAAACGCGTCAACGCGGACAAACCTTCTACGCTCCTGACGGGCGGATCCCGTTGCATCCGGAAGTTATCAGCGAGAACGCCGGCAGCCTGCTTGCCAACCAGGATTGCAGTGCTTTCGTGTGGCGTTTTGACTTGGATGCCAAAGCCGAAGTTCAGACGGTCACCGTTGCCCGGGCTGCCGTGCGCAGCAGGGCCAAACTGAGCTACAAGGGCGCTCAACAGCAACTCGACGACGGTACGGCCCCACCCGTTCTGCAGCTCCTCAAAGAAGTAGGGCTCAAACGCGTTGAGCTGGAGCGGCAACGTGGGGGCGCAAGCCTGAACATGCCGGAACAGGAAATAGTTCAAGCCACCGACGGCGGCGGGTACAGGATCGTCGCTGCGCCGTCGCTGCCGGTTGAGGACTGGAACGCGCAGATATCCCTCATGACCGGCATGGCCGCAGCTCAGATGATGCTTGATGGCAAAGTGGGGATACTGCGCACCATGCCGGCACCTGACGATCGGTCGCTGCTCCATTTCAAGCGCCAGACTTCTGCACTCGGAAAGCCCTGGGACGGCCAAGTATCCTATGGCGAATATTTGCGGACCTTGGACGCGTCCGATCCCAAACAGTTGGCCATCCTGCACTCTGCCGGCATGTTGTTCAGGGGCGCCGGTTACACACCCTTTGACGGTGAGGTTCCCGCGGAGGTCATCCAAGCAGCCATCGGGGCTCCGTATGCGCACACCACCGCACCCCTGCGGCGGCTCATCGATCGCTTTGTCTTGGTGATCTGCGAAGCACTCAGCAACAACCACGACATCCCGCAATGGGCCCGGGAAGCACTCCCCTCGCTGCCGGAGATCATGGCCTCCTCAGACCAATTGGCCGGACGCCTTGAGCGCGCCGCACTGGACACCGTGGAAGCAGCCTTGGTGGCCAATCACATCGGCCAGGAATTCGACGCCGTCGTCATTTCCGGATCCAAACCCTCCAACGGATCCAGCTCAAAGAACGGCAACGGCAGCAGCAACGGCAACGGGCCCTTCGGCGTCATACAGATAGCAGACCCCGCGGTTACCGCCCGGTGTGACGGAGAAATGGAGTCCGGAACCACAGTCCGGGTGCGGTTGCTCAAGGCCGACATTGCCAGCCGGGAAATCAGGTTCGAGCTGCTGCCCTGACCGGCGTTCATGCGGCGATCCGGGCTTTCCGGCCCTCAGAGGATAGACTGGGCGTGTAGTAATGGATGCCCGGTCGTTGATTCAGTTAATTTTTGAACTCAACAAGCCCGCCCCTACGCGATCTTGAGATGTACCAACTGGTCACCAGTGCCAGTACTTAGATAGCCCGCGATCGGCTTCCACTGGATTTGCTTGCGCGCCCGTTCGTGCTCCGGTACGGCTCTACCGCCCCGTTGAGCATGCAGCGCCAATGCCTAAATGAATAAGGAAACTCCCTGTGAGTGAATTGCATACCCACGAAGTCCTGACGGACTCCACCGGAACCGAATCCATCGAACCCGAGGAAACGATCATCTCGGATGAGACGCCCCACGAGATCGAAGAGAAGTCGTTCGCTGATTTCAACGTCCGCGCCGACATCGTTGAGTCTTTGGCCGACGCCGGA
The sequence above is a segment of the Arthrobacter sp. StoSoilB22 genome. Coding sequences within it:
- a CDS encoding RNB domain-containing ribonuclease, with the protein product MSHHRIAPNVDDSSDQLAAALAALRTELELPGEYPADAVEEAQQAVDALELPEQDLRDIAFVTIDPATSTDLDQALFIDRTGNGYTVLYAIADVPSFVAPGGALDAETRQRGQTFYAPDGRIPLHPEVISENAGSLLANQDCSAFVWRFDLDAKAEVQTVTVARAAVRSRAKLSYKGAQQQLDDGTAPPVLQLLKEVGLKRVELERQRGGASLNMPEQEIVQATDGGGYRIVAAPSLPVEDWNAQISLMTGMAAAQMMLDGKVGILRTMPAPDDRSLLHFKRQTSALGKPWDGQVSYGEYLRTLDASDPKQLAILHSAGMLFRGAGYTPFDGEVPAEVIQAAIGAPYAHTTAPLRRLIDRFVLVICEALSNNHDIPQWAREALPSLPEIMASSDQLAGRLERAALDTVEAALVANHIGQEFDAVVISGSKPSNGSSSKNGNGSSNGNGPFGVIQIADPAVTARCDGEMESGTTVRVRLLKADIASREIRFELLP